From the Candidatus Dormiibacterota bacterium genome, one window contains:
- the fabG gene encoding 3-oxoacyl-ACP reductase FabG: EKDVRVMVQRAIDAFGRLDILVNNAGLTRDTLVMRMSEADWDVVLQTNLRAAFLCSKAALKPMLKQRYGRIVNVSSLAGVAGNAGQANYSASKAGLIGLTKALAKEVGSRNITVNAVAPGFIATELTSGLPPELLERARQAAAIQRIGTPEDVAPAIVFLASPDASYITGQVLGIDGGLPI, translated from the coding sequence GAGAAGGACGTGCGGGTCATGGTGCAGCGGGCCATCGATGCGTTCGGCAGGCTGGACATCCTGGTGAACAACGCTGGGCTTACCCGGGACACCCTGGTGATGCGGATGAGCGAGGCGGACTGGGATGTCGTGCTGCAGACCAACCTCCGAGCAGCTTTCCTATGCTCCAAGGCTGCGCTCAAGCCCATGCTCAAGCAGCGTTATGGGCGGATCGTGAACGTCTCCTCGCTGGCCGGAGTCGCTGGCAACGCCGGCCAGGCGAATTACAGCGCTTCCAAGGCAGGTCTCATCGGGCTGACCAAAGCGCTGGCCAAGGAGGTGGGCTCGCGCAACATCACGGTCAACGCGGTGGCGCCAGGCTTCATCGCCACCGAGCTGACCAGCGGATTGCCCCCGGAGCTGCTGGAGCGGGCGCGCCAGGCCGCAGCCATCCAGCGAATCGGCACGCCCGAAGACGTGGCGCCCGCGATCGTCTTCCTCGCCTCGCCCGACGCCTCCTACATCACCGGCCAGGTACTGGGGATTGATGGTGGTTTGCCGATTTAG
- the acpP gene encoding acyl carrier protein translates to MDRAGYDKFRGIIAEQLGVETEQVTPDASFVDDLNADSLDLVELIMAFEEEYGMEIPDEDAEKIQTVGAAWDYVQEKLGIAT, encoded by the coding sequence ATGGACAGAGCGGGTTACGATAAGTTCAGAGGCATAATTGCCGAACAGCTCGGAGTGGAAACCGAGCAGGTAACGCCTGACGCCTCGTTCGTCGACGATTTGAATGCGGATTCCCTCGACCTGGTCGAGCTGATCATGGCGTTCGAGGAAGAATACGGGATGGAGATACCTGACGAAGACGCGGAAAAGATTCAAACCGTCGGAGCCGCCTGGGACTACGTCCAGGAGAAGCTCGGCATCGCCACCTGA
- the rnc gene encoding ribonuclease III, which yields MTKTRKRFKPSEPPGTTSRRSSASPPEPKLAQPDEPLQKLQRTLRVRFHEPALLRQALTHRSYNNEHPESGSADNERLEYLGDAVLELIAAEHLYHTYQTSDEGELTRLRASVVNTKSLARLASRLSLGDYLLLGKGAHKTGARSLQSILANTFEAVIGAIFLDQGYRAAYKLFSRSLIDVQAWPDDNYKGRLQEVTQERFLSTPQYDIVGASGPGHRREYTAEVSFGDGISGKGRGRTKRDAEQMAAREALAALGALDQPPAQDEVLEAVAAHEARRAPAN from the coding sequence CTGACGAAGACGCGGAAAAGATTCAAACCGTCGGAGCCGCCTGGGACTACGTCCAGGAGAAGCTCGGCATCGCCACCTGAGCCGAAGCTCGCTCAGCCGGACGAGCCCCTACAGAAACTCCAGCGGACGCTTCGAGTTCGTTTTCACGAGCCTGCGCTGCTGCGCCAGGCGCTGACTCACCGCTCCTACAACAACGAGCACCCGGAGAGCGGGTCGGCGGACAACGAGCGGCTGGAGTATCTGGGCGACGCGGTGCTGGAGTTGATCGCGGCCGAGCACCTCTACCACACCTATCAGACGTCGGACGAGGGTGAGCTGACCCGGCTGCGCGCCTCGGTTGTCAACACCAAGAGCCTCGCGCGTCTGGCTTCGCGGCTGAGTCTCGGTGACTACTTGCTGCTGGGCAAAGGTGCACACAAGACCGGCGCGCGCTCCCTGCAATCGATCCTTGCCAACACCTTCGAAGCCGTGATCGGCGCCATCTTCCTCGATCAGGGCTACCGTGCGGCCTACAAGCTGTTCAGCCGGAGCCTGATCGACGTCCAGGCGTGGCCGGACGACAACTACAAGGGCCGCCTCCAGGAGGTGACCCAGGAACGATTCCTGTCGACGCCGCAATATGACATCGTCGGTGCCTCGGGCCCCGGGCATCGGCGCGAATACACGGCCGAGGTCAGTTTCGGCGACGGGATCAGTGGAAAGGGGCGCGGGCGAACCAAACGCGACGCCGAGCAGATGGCCGCGCGCGAAGCCCTCGCCGCCCTTGGGGCGCTCGACCAGCCCCCGGCGCAGGACGAGGTGCTGGAGGCTGTAGCGGCACACGAGGCGCGCCGCGCTCCGGCGAATTAG
- a CDS encoding DUF1801 domain-containing protein — protein sequence MTMKKPAAKATRGKTVDDYLAAAPKDKQAALTKLRQTIRAAAPKASESVSYGIVGYKLERKPVIYFGYWKAHYSLYGMGNRVTKAHAAELKNSLLSKGTIQFPADKPLPYRLVTKMVKDRVAEIEKAR from the coding sequence ATGACCATGAAGAAGCCCGCCGCCAAAGCGACGCGCGGGAAGACCGTCGATGACTACCTGGCCGCCGCACCGAAGGACAAGCAGGCGGCGCTAACGAAGCTTCGCCAGACGATCAGGGCGGCGGCACCGAAGGCATCCGAAAGCGTGAGCTATGGCATCGTTGGCTACAAGCTCGAACGCAAGCCCGTTATCTACTTTGGCTACTGGAAAGCGCACTACTCCCTCTATGGGATGGGCAACCGTGTCACGAAGGCCCACGCTGCCGAACTCAAGAACTCTCTCTTGAGCAAGGGCACGATCCAGTTTCCAGCAGATAAGCCCCTTCCCTACCGGCTTGTGACCAAGATGGTCAAGGACCGTGTCGCCGAAATCGAAAAGGCACGCTAG
- a CDS encoding VOC family protein — MDGSAQRRASGGRRRRLRAAQPRDGAEPDVAEDRTREVERLKALGASEVNWSKRPPDADYFILADAEGYRFCVVDASQ; from the coding sequence CTGGACGGAAGCGCTCAACGACGTGCCTCGGGCGGGCGACGCCGACGACTTCGTGCTGCTCAACCGAGGGACGGCGCCGAACCGGACGTCGCGGAGGATCGAACGCGCGAGGTCGAGCGGCTGAAGGCGCTGGGCGCCAGCGAGGTCAACTGGAGCAAGCGACCGCCGGACGCTGACTACTTCATCCTCGCCGACGCGGAGGGCTATCGCTTCTGTGTTGTGGACGCCAGCCAATGA
- the smc gene encoding chromosome segregation protein SMC, with product MYLKSLQLQGFKTFARRTELPFSRGITAIVGPNGSGKSNLVDAMRWALGERNARGLRGQRMEDVIYSGGPGKSAVGMAEVTLTIDNADQRLNVEFNEIEVARRLYRSGESEYLINGARARLKDIDALLASTGLRQDGYAITAQNDIDFVIQAAPALRRELIEEAAGVRRLRDQRQEAINRLGEADRDMRRARDILNELSPRAEELRLQAASAEEYKKVADALRTLQGSLARDSWRKAMVQLRKALARQQAADHKRIAAAQTVAEFEPRYAEHRAALLAAREARWRHQEAVADVRLRLAESQHQARIAQERNAAAVQALEALQSELARLNASEQAGSRVVDELAHAAESARTELEAANGALQAAADAERGVREGQAALEADRQARQQQRHEASRETAAIEAELRQLEGRRQFLAEQQQQARSQLEAWSVRHGSLGDEFDRRTRTAETATRALADVSEANMAIEQRVAENDAALETARKGIVEHEAALRTLEAELGALRTLLDGAQRRGPLRIDRNWERLLELIEVEPIHRAAVEAALEGWLHGWVAPGRDGIDSAASAVAAAEDARETLLHAPEDTSSSPAPDGLLSVINLVQAPDHVQRLVAHLLRGVVLVADRSEAARIVEQHRDLRAVTPAGEIITAVSYRGGKAADPVLEVQARIRDAEHALDRERQAALAAAEEVERVAIARAELTAERQTIVTRVDQARTAAAQAAGALAAATEAVQRESPQEAQLRQQLMRIVGLLQQAEQLEVETLDRQRTLAEAELASDQELAALEPRVHGAAATLRELVEQRQETELRAALARQRSDDLVRQLERAQQVLRAHGDELAQRRVAEAELAVQPALINEERRQWLEAAEALSADLATLESAHLPDGETLDALEAQLREDEQRNVTLQVELAHADDAWTASVADRDAAQAEVDRCAHALREGGQEIEDDTEAIEEVDWQKTEREVSRLQRRLDAMGAVNLLAPEEFAQVRDRCDSLAAQLSDLEAASAQLNELRQRLEDEIDTRFRTVFQSVAVNFQEFFAELFEGGRATLRVEAREEGNPLDDGVEILAQTPGKRLQPLTLLSGGERALTALAFLFALQAVNPSPFYVLDEVDAALDDANVVRFNRVLKRLAADQQFLIVTHNHSTMAQAEVLYGVTLGEHGISRIVSVRLHQDALVPVGERSA from the coding sequence GTGTACCTGAAGTCGCTGCAGCTGCAAGGGTTCAAAACCTTTGCGCGCCGCACCGAGCTGCCCTTCAGCCGTGGCATCACGGCGATTGTCGGTCCCAATGGCAGCGGCAAGTCGAACCTCGTCGATGCCATGCGCTGGGCGCTCGGTGAGCGAAACGCGCGTGGGCTGCGTGGCCAGCGGATGGAGGATGTGATCTATTCCGGCGGGCCTGGCAAATCCGCCGTCGGCATGGCCGAGGTGACGCTCACCATCGACAACGCCGACCAGCGGCTCAACGTCGAGTTCAATGAAATCGAAGTCGCCCGCCGCCTGTATCGCTCCGGTGAGAGTGAGTACCTGATCAACGGCGCGCGCGCGCGGTTGAAAGACATCGACGCATTGCTGGCCAGCACCGGTCTGCGCCAGGACGGCTACGCCATCACGGCGCAGAACGACATCGACTTCGTGATCCAGGCCGCGCCGGCACTCCGCCGCGAGCTGATCGAAGAGGCGGCCGGCGTCCGGCGGCTCCGCGACCAGCGGCAGGAGGCCATCAACCGGTTGGGCGAGGCGGATCGTGACATGCGCCGAGCGCGCGACATCCTCAATGAACTGAGTCCCCGTGCCGAGGAGCTGCGACTGCAGGCCGCCTCAGCCGAGGAGTACAAGAAGGTCGCCGACGCGCTCAGGACCCTGCAGGGCAGCCTAGCCCGCGATAGCTGGCGCAAGGCGATGGTGCAGCTGCGCAAAGCACTGGCACGGCAGCAGGCCGCGGACCACAAGCGGATCGCGGCGGCGCAAACCGTCGCCGAGTTCGAACCGCGCTATGCCGAGCACCGCGCGGCGCTGCTCGCCGCCCGCGAGGCGCGCTGGCGTCACCAGGAGGCGGTCGCAGACGTGCGGCTCCGCCTCGCCGAGAGCCAGCACCAGGCGCGTATTGCCCAGGAGCGCAACGCCGCGGCCGTTCAGGCACTCGAGGCATTGCAGAGCGAGCTCGCACGACTGAACGCCTCGGAACAGGCGGGGAGTCGCGTCGTTGATGAGTTGGCGCACGCGGCCGAGAGCGCGCGGACCGAGCTGGAGGCGGCAAATGGCGCGCTGCAGGCTGCGGCCGACGCCGAGCGTGGGGTGCGCGAGGGCCAGGCCGCGCTCGAGGCGGACCGCCAGGCGCGGCAACAGCAGCGCCATGAGGCATCCCGAGAAACCGCGGCGATCGAGGCGGAGCTCCGCCAGCTGGAGGGCCGACGTCAATTTCTCGCCGAGCAGCAACAGCAGGCCCGCAGCCAACTCGAGGCCTGGTCGGTTCGACACGGCTCCCTCGGCGACGAGTTCGACCGGCGGACGCGCACCGCGGAAACGGCGACCCGCGCGCTGGCGGATGTGAGCGAAGCGAACATGGCGATCGAGCAGCGGGTGGCGGAGAACGACGCCGCGCTGGAGACGGCGCGCAAGGGGATCGTTGAGCACGAGGCGGCGCTGCGCACCCTCGAGGCAGAACTTGGCGCCCTACGGACGCTGCTGGACGGAGCCCAGCGTCGCGGGCCGCTGCGAATTGACCGTAATTGGGAACGCCTCCTCGAACTGATCGAGGTCGAGCCCATCCACCGGGCCGCCGTCGAGGCGGCGCTCGAGGGATGGCTCCACGGTTGGGTTGCGCCCGGCCGGGACGGAATCGACAGTGCCGCTTCGGCGGTTGCTGCGGCCGAGGATGCGCGGGAGACGCTGCTCCATGCGCCGGAAGACACGTCGTCGTCGCCCGCACCCGATGGGCTGCTGTCCGTCATTAACCTGGTGCAGGCTCCCGACCATGTGCAGCGGCTCGTCGCCCACCTGCTTCGTGGCGTGGTGCTCGTCGCGGATCGGTCGGAAGCGGCTCGTATCGTGGAGCAACACCGGGATCTACGAGCGGTCACTCCCGCCGGTGAGATCATCACCGCCGTCTCCTACCGAGGCGGAAAGGCGGCGGATCCGGTACTTGAGGTCCAAGCCCGGATCCGAGACGCGGAACATGCACTGGACCGCGAACGTCAAGCCGCGCTTGCGGCTGCCGAGGAGGTGGAGCGTGTCGCCATCGCCCGGGCAGAGCTCACCGCCGAGCGCCAGACGATTGTTACGCGCGTTGACCAGGCCCGCACGGCCGCAGCCCAGGCCGCGGGAGCGCTGGCTGCCGCGACCGAAGCGGTCCAGCGGGAGAGCCCGCAGGAAGCGCAGCTGCGCCAGCAGCTGATGCGGATCGTCGGACTCCTTCAGCAGGCGGAGCAGCTCGAGGTCGAAACGCTCGACCGCCAGCGCACGCTCGCTGAGGCGGAGCTGGCGTCGGATCAGGAACTTGCCGCGCTCGAACCACGGGTTCACGGCGCGGCGGCCACGCTCCGCGAGCTGGTGGAGCAACGCCAGGAGACCGAACTGCGGGCGGCGCTCGCCCGCCAGCGATCGGATGACCTGGTTCGGCAGCTCGAGCGCGCCCAGCAGGTGCTTCGGGCGCACGGGGATGAGCTGGCCCAGCGTCGCGTCGCCGAGGCGGAGCTGGCGGTGCAGCCGGCCCTGATCAATGAGGAACGCCGGCAGTGGCTCGAGGCCGCGGAGGCGCTGTCCGCGGACCTTGCCACCCTCGAGTCCGCACACCTTCCGGATGGCGAAACCCTGGACGCGTTGGAGGCCCAGCTGCGCGAGGACGAACAACGCAACGTCACCTTGCAGGTCGAGCTCGCGCATGCCGACGATGCATGGACTGCATCGGTCGCCGACCGCGATGCGGCCCAGGCCGAGGTCGACCGGTGCGCCCATGCGCTCCGTGAGGGTGGTCAGGAAATCGAGGACGACACGGAGGCGATCGAGGAAGTCGACTGGCAAAAGACCGAGCGCGAGGTCTCGCGCTTGCAGCGACGCCTCGATGCGATGGGCGCCGTCAACCTGCTCGCGCCTGAGGAGTTTGCGCAAGTGCGCGACCGCTGCGACAGCCTCGCGGCGCAACTGAGCGACCTGGAGGCCGCGTCGGCCCAACTCAACGAGCTCCGGCAGCGGCTCGAAGATGAGATCGATACCCGGTTTCGCACCGTTTTCCAGTCGGTGGCGGTCAACTTCCAGGAATTCTTTGCCGAGCTGTTCGAGGGTGGGCGCGCGACGTTGCGGGTCGAGGCCCGGGAGGAAGGCAACCCGCTCGATGATGGCGTCGAGATCCTGGCGCAAACGCCCGGCAAGCGGCTGCAGCCGCTGACGCTGCTTTCCGGCGGGGAGCGGGCACTGACTGCACTGGCGTTCCTCTTCGCCCTGCAGGCCGTCAACCCGAGTCCCTTCTACGTGCTCGATGAAGTCGATGCCGCGCTGGACGACGCCAACGTCGTGCGCTTCAACCGGGTACTGAAACGTCTCGCGGCTGACCAGCAATTCCTGATCGTCACGCACAATCACTCCACGATGGCGCAGGCCGAGGTGCTCTACGGCGTTACGCTCGGCGAGCACGGCATCTCGCGCATCGTCTCGGTCCGACTCCACCAGGACGCCCTGGTCCCGGTCGGTGAACGCTCCGCCTAA
- the ftsY gene encoding signal recognition particle-docking protein FtsY, with protein MNAPPNPDETAPGERQGFWKRFSKTLEAGRQSYVADLKEVFGRPALDETFWDDLEATLIAADAGVPTTERVVADLRRQAASAHLRSPADALRYLKADLGQQMGGKPRALNLEGAPAVILVVGVNGSGKTTTIGKLAYLLRREGRRPLLAAADTYRAAAIEQLRLWGQRAGVDVVAHQPGSDPGAVAFDAVQAARARGAGPVIIDTAGRLHTRTDLMEELRKVRRVLERLDPKAPQEVLAVLDAHVGQNSAQQVKVFREAIGLTGLAVTKMDGSARAGVVLSIEAELSVPVKLVGIGEGLEDLNGFDPEQYLDALLRLEEGE; from the coding sequence GTGAACGCTCCGCCTAATCCAGATGAGACGGCGCCCGGCGAGCGCCAGGGATTCTGGAAACGCTTTTCGAAAACCCTCGAGGCTGGTCGTCAGAGCTACGTCGCCGATCTCAAGGAAGTCTTTGGTCGCCCCGCACTCGATGAAACCTTCTGGGACGACCTCGAAGCGACGTTGATCGCCGCCGACGCCGGCGTGCCCACCACCGAGCGGGTGGTTGCCGACCTGCGCCGGCAGGCGGCCAGCGCCCACCTGCGTTCCCCCGCCGACGCGCTCCGCTACCTGAAGGCCGACCTGGGGCAGCAGATGGGCGGGAAGCCGCGGGCGCTCAACCTCGAGGGGGCGCCTGCCGTGATCCTCGTGGTGGGCGTCAACGGCTCGGGCAAGACGACCACGATTGGAAAGCTGGCCTACCTGTTGCGGCGCGAAGGCCGGCGGCCGCTACTGGCCGCTGCGGACACCTATCGAGCGGCGGCCATCGAGCAGCTGCGCCTCTGGGGCCAGCGTGCCGGGGTCGACGTGGTTGCGCATCAGCCAGGGTCCGACCCGGGAGCCGTCGCCTTTGATGCCGTGCAGGCGGCGCGCGCGCGAGGCGCCGGTCCCGTCATCATCGATACCGCCGGCCGGCTGCACACCCGAACCGACTTGATGGAGGAGCTGCGCAAGGTCCGCCGGGTGCTGGAGCGGCTCGATCCGAAGGCCCCGCAGGAGGTGCTGGCCGTGCTCGACGCGCATGTCGGGCAGAATTCGGCGCAGCAGGTCAAGGTCTTCCGGGAGGCGATCGGGCTGACCGGGCTCGCGGTCACCAAAATGGATGGCAGCGCCCGGGCGGGCGTAGTGCTTAGTATCGAAGCTGAGCTGTCGGTGCCGGTGAAGCTGGTCGGGATCGGGGAGGGCCTCGAGGACCTGAACGGGTTCGATCCCGAGCAATACCTGGATGCGCTGTTGCGCTTGGAGGAGGGCGAATGA
- a CDS encoding DUF2007 domain-containing protein, producing MSTDEKAFVKLVTANGLSEADVWKAVLEASGIQVFLRHEAMAAVIPETAGEIAAVDLWVSREQAAEALQILQDERVEPADEDEPL from the coding sequence ATGAGTACCGACGAGAAGGCGTTCGTCAAACTGGTCACGGCGAACGGTCTATCGGAGGCAGACGTCTGGAAAGCGGTGCTGGAAGCCTCCGGCATCCAGGTTTTTCTGCGCCATGAGGCGATGGCCGCCGTCATTCCTGAAACGGCTGGAGAGATCGCAGCCGTCGACCTCTGGGTATCGCGTGAGCAAGCGGCCGAGGCCTTACAGATCCTGCAGGATGAGCGCGTCGAGCCCGCCGACGAGGACGAACCCCTCTGA
- a CDS encoding RNA polymerase subunit sigma-70: MLDSALRRQRQLRLLDLYGSLLTDHQRRILHFAWELDWSYGEIAQRDGVSRTAVYDVVRRTTSNLDEYERKLGLMRAQRV; encoded by the coding sequence ATGCTTGACAGTGCCCTGCGCCGCCAGCGGCAGCTCCGCCTGCTCGATCTGTACGGCTCGCTGCTGACCGACCACCAACGCCGCATCTTGCACTTCGCGTGGGAGCTCGACTGGTCCTACGGCGAGATCGCACAGCGCGACGGTGTTTCGCGCACGGCGGTGTACGACGTCGTGCGGCGGACCACGTCGAACCTCGACGAATACGAGCGCAAGCTCGGACTGATGCGGGCCCAGCGTGTTTGA
- the ffh gene encoding signal recognition particle protein, which yields MFESLTERLDQALKKLTGRGKLSEADVDAGLREVRLALLEADVNYKVVKDFVASIRARAVGAEVMDSLNPGQQLVKIVDEEMVRLLGDRVPMTYAPSPPTVIVLAGLQGSGKTTTAGKLALFTRREGHRPLLVSTDVRRPAAMEQLEILAKSINAPSYAPRGTDPVTIARDSLAEARRVNADVIIVDTAGRLQVDEDLLAELKRITDAVPAHHRLLVLDAMTGQQAVNVTSAFQQTISLSGTILTKMDGDARGGAALSLRAVTQCPIEFVGVGEKLTDFEIFYPDRMASRILGMGDVLTLIEKAQDQVDASQVKEMEKKLRAGRLTLTDFMEQLKQVKQMGPLEGIIGMLPGAAKIKNLAGALPNDDQLKEMEAIILSMTAAERERPEVIDGSRRRRIARGAGTDIAAVNRLLKGFQQMQQMMKQMGKGKRIKGLPIDPAQLLKG from the coding sequence GTGTTTGAGTCACTGACCGAGCGCCTCGACCAGGCGCTCAAGAAGCTGACGGGGCGGGGCAAGCTGAGCGAGGCCGATGTCGATGCCGGCCTGCGCGAGGTGCGACTCGCCCTCCTCGAGGCGGACGTCAACTACAAGGTGGTCAAGGATTTCGTGGCAAGCATTCGGGCGCGAGCGGTGGGCGCCGAGGTGATGGACAGCCTCAACCCGGGACAGCAGCTGGTCAAGATCGTCGACGAGGAGATGGTCCGCCTGCTGGGCGACCGGGTGCCCATGACCTATGCCCCGTCGCCCCCCACGGTGATCGTGCTCGCCGGGCTGCAGGGGTCGGGCAAGACGACGACCGCGGGCAAGCTGGCCCTCTTTACCCGCCGCGAAGGTCACCGGCCGCTGCTGGTGTCGACCGACGTGCGACGTCCGGCTGCGATGGAGCAGCTCGAGATCCTTGCCAAGAGCATCAATGCCCCGTCGTACGCTCCTCGCGGCACCGATCCCGTCACGATCGCCCGCGACTCGCTCGCTGAGGCCCGGCGCGTGAACGCCGACGTGATCATCGTCGACACGGCGGGCCGGCTCCAGGTGGACGAGGACCTGCTCGCGGAGCTGAAGCGAATCACCGATGCGGTGCCGGCGCACCACCGGCTCCTGGTGCTCGATGCCATGACGGGACAGCAGGCGGTCAACGTCACCAGCGCCTTCCAGCAGACGATCTCGCTGAGCGGGACAATCCTCACCAAGATGGACGGCGATGCGCGGGGTGGGGCGGCGCTTTCGCTCCGGGCGGTAACCCAGTGCCCGATCGAGTTCGTCGGTGTCGGTGAAAAGCTGACGGATTTCGAGATCTTCTATCCCGATCGGATGGCGTCGCGCATTCTCGGGATGGGCGATGTGCTGACGCTGATCGAGAAGGCACAGGATCAGGTCGACGCCTCGCAGGTGAAGGAGATGGAGAAGAAGCTCCGCGCCGGCCGCCTCACGCTCACCGACTTCATGGAACAGCTGAAGCAGGTGAAGCAGATGGGTCCGCTGGAGGGGATTATCGGCATGCTGCCCGGTGCCGCGAAGATCAAGAACCTGGCCGGCGCGCTACCCAACGACGACCAGTTGAAAGAGATGGAGGCGATCATCCTGTCGATGACGGCGGCGGAGCGGGAGCGACCTGAGGTGATCGATGGCAGCCGGCGTCGCCGTATCGCCCGGGGAGCCGGGACCGACATCGCGGCCGTGAACCGGCTGCTCAAGGGTTTTCAGCAAATGCAGCAGATGATGAAACAGATGGGGAAGGGAAAGCGAATCAAGGGATTGCCCATCGATCCCGCACAACTTTTGAAAGGCTAG
- the rpsP gene encoding 30S ribosomal protein S16 — protein MSVKIRLRRIGAKKHPFYRLVVADTRSPRDGKFIEILGTYDPMQEPPKLNIDEEKIKAWLQKGARPSDTARAFLIGRGLLPKESAKKRPTKPTKAEAAAAAAKAAAPEGGAPVAAAAATQGA, from the coding sequence TTGTCGGTAAAGATTCGACTTCGGCGGATCGGCGCAAAGAAGCACCCGTTCTATCGGCTTGTGGTGGCGGACACCCGCTCACCCCGGGACGGTAAGTTCATCGAAATCCTCGGCACCTACGATCCAATGCAGGAGCCGCCAAAGCTCAACATCGACGAGGAGAAGATCAAGGCCTGGCTGCAGAAGGGGGCGCGCCCGTCCGACACCGCGCGGGCGTTCTTGATCGGCCGGGGTCTGCTGCCCAAGGAATCGGCGAAGAAGCGGCCGACCAAGCCGACGAAGGCCGAAGCCGCTGCCGCTGCTGCCAAAGCCGCGGCACCTGAGGGAGGCGCCCCAGTAGCGGCCGCCGCCGCGACGCAAGGAGCCTAG
- a CDS encoding KH domain-containing protein: MHDYTDLVSYIIKAMVSKPEDVKVAMIEGERTNRVEVTLATDDVGKVIGRGGRNIDAIRAVVRAAALKNHDRVMVEIV, encoded by the coding sequence ATGCACGACTACACCGACCTGGTGAGCTACATCATCAAGGCGATGGTGTCGAAGCCGGAGGATGTCAAGGTGGCGATGATCGAAGGTGAGCGCACCAACCGGGTCGAGGTGACGCTCGCTACCGATGACGTCGGCAAGGTGATCGGCCGTGGCGGACGTAACATCGATGCGATCCGCGCGGTGGTCCGGGCAGCCGCCCTCAAGAACCACGATCGGGTGATGGTCGAGATCGTGTGA
- the rimM gene encoding ribosome maturation factor RimM (Essential for efficient processing of 16S rRNA) yields the protein MTVEPEPELRIGRVLKAHGVKGAMRVELLTDFPDRFAPGREVQVAGRWLKVARSEELDGSVLVTFDGIDDRNAAERLAGAYCTLPLSEARALPADQYYHFQLVGLTVFDTRGARELGRVAEVLTYAANDVLRVTDGDHEILIPMIRSVVRSIAPAEGTITVDLPEETKA from the coding sequence GTGACAGTTGAACCGGAGCCCGAGCTTCGGATCGGGCGCGTGCTCAAGGCCCACGGCGTCAAGGGCGCCATGCGCGTCGAGCTTCTGACCGACTTTCCGGATCGCTTCGCTCCGGGGCGCGAGGTCCAGGTGGCGGGGCGATGGCTGAAAGTTGCCCGCTCCGAAGAACTGGACGGCAGCGTGCTGGTCACGTTCGACGGGATCGACGATCGCAACGCCGCGGAGCGGCTCGCCGGCGCCTACTGCACACTACCCCTTAGCGAGGCAAGGGCATTGCCGGCCGACCAGTACTACCACTTCCAGCTCGTCGGCCTCACCGTGTTCGATACGAGGGGAGCCCGCGAGCTGGGACGGGTCGCGGAGGTGCTGACCTACGCGGCAAACGACGTCTTGCGGGTGACGGACGGCGACCACGAGATCTTGATCCCGATGATTCGCAGTGTTGTTCGTTCGATCGCGCCGGCGGAGGGGACAATCACCGTCGACCTCCCGGAGGAAACCAAGGCGTGA
- the trmD gene encoding tRNA (guanosine(37)-N1)-methyltransferase TrmD: MIIEILTLFPEMFPGPLSAGVTGRGLASGLVTLRLHNLRDYTHDRHRQVDDVPYGGGAGMVLKPEPIFEAVRARAGKGPVILLTPQGEVLNQGLVRELAGHEDLYLICGRYEGVDERVATHLVDKEISIGDYVLTGGELPAMVVIDAVSRLVAGVLGSDESPKDESFGEHLLEYPHYTRPAEFEGYPVPEVLRSGHHAEIERWRRAQAAERTRRRRPDLLDRQR; the protein is encoded by the coding sequence GTGATCATCGAGATCCTGACCCTGTTCCCCGAGATGTTCCCAGGCCCACTCAGCGCTGGAGTCACTGGACGGGGGCTCGCCAGCGGGCTCGTCACGCTGCGTCTCCATAACCTGCGTGACTACACGCACGACCGCCACCGGCAGGTCGACGACGTCCCGTATGGCGGTGGCGCCGGGATGGTGTTGAAGCCGGAGCCGATCTTCGAGGCGGTGCGGGCGCGCGCGGGCAAAGGGCCGGTGATCCTGCTGACGCCGCAGGGTGAGGTGCTCAACCAGGGGTTGGTGCGCGAGCTTGCCGGACACGAGGACCTCTATTTGATCTGCGGACGGTATGAAGGCGTTGATGAGCGGGTCGCCACCCACCTGGTCGACAAGGAGATCTCGATTGGGGATTACGTGCTCACGGGTGGCGAGCTCCCCGCGATGGTGGTGATCGATGCGGTCAGCCGACTGGTCGCCGGCGTACTGGGGTCCGACGAATCGCCCAAAGATGAATCATTCGGCGAGCATCTGCTGGAGTACCCGCACTACACCCGGCCCGCGGAGTTCGAAGGGTATCCCGTCCCCGAGGTGCTTCGCTCGGGCCATCATGCCGAGATCGAGCGTTGGCGCCGCGCCCAGGCGGCCGAGCGGACGCGCCGCCGCCGCCCCGACCTGCTTGACCGCCAGCGGTAG